The genomic interval CCTTATTTATTATTCATAGACCTTAATAGTCTCACCTCTGACAACAGTTTCACTTACCTGTCACATCGGAATGCTTTGGGTAGCTATCTCACAAattgatgtgattggctcctAAGGTTTGCAACATAAAAAATCCAGCCTGTCAGATATTGAGATGCCTTTTTGAGACTGTCATGGAAACACTGCAGTTTCAAAGTCATGGCCTTGACTGTTTATTCCTGCACCCCTCGGGGAAGAGTGTATTGTAATTGGATCTGATGTGTGATtgcagtgcatttgtgtgtgcgaCCTGCTCACATAGCTTAAAAATTGGTCCGGTGTGCTAAATAATATTTGCAAGCCAGAGGGTCACCATATTGTGGTACCCTCCTACATGGCCTTCTGGATCTGTTTCAGAATGCAGAAGCTGGAATTTGGGTAGTTTTGGGTTGTTTTGGTTTATTGTGTGATGTGGACGAGGGTATGCTGTACATCAAATCCAAATACCATATGGATATAAGTCATAGTTGTCATACATGATAGCACTTTAAAGACTGATTTGTGTTGCAGTCATTAAatggacaaaacaaaaaacagaattAGGCTACTGACCAGTGAAACCCAATTTCATTACTGATAGtgggtagcctgggtgttcccatgctgccttgcgcgcgatttgattcacgctgctaaggcagcctggagaccatggagcaaattttcgcctgagatagggaaccaatcacagaacaggggggaaagcaagacgatgatgagctatgcacagacgcatttgatagacatccgtggcacccaataaacggatctgggcatttttttcaaatacgagaaaatgaacgtttggttcccagaccacgtctcattgagaagtggtggcgctagccaggctagataGTGTGGCTAACTCATCCGCTCCTAGGGTTCGCATGAGGATTTACCTGTTTCTTTTCTCAGACAGCCATATACATCTAACACACTGAAAACATCTTATCATATTctatactttaaaacacaattgcAGGGTGATGTCTTGTTGCAAGGTGATAATTCAGTGTAGTACATTTTtcacaatcaaatcatttgaAGGCCTTTTGGCAATTGCCTATTGTGGCATAAAATCAGTCAAGAGCTGCTTCAAAAGTCGTGTGATGACAGATATGATGAATGTGACAGCAGTCGCCAGACCCTTGCACAAACATGACATGCAATGCCATGCACGTATAACGTTCTATATGCGACACATCCATCTACTTGCTAAGGGTAACCTACATCTGTTTGCACAACTGGCTGCTTATCTTGACACCACAAAGAAAATGATTGTCACAGTCATTCAACTGTGTCTTTTCTGCAGGGCTGCAAAATATTAATAGATGGGTCAACAACAGAGAATTATAATGTTGCAACTGCTACTACTGGTTCATTAAAAATGAGGATGACTATATTTTATGTGGTGTATCACTTAAGACACATAATGGGACAAGGTTGCTATGTGATTTAGCAGTTGTATTTGACTAGATATAGTGCGGTTGGTAGCATTTCATTATTTAATCTTTTTCTGCATATCTGTCATCAGTGCGGTATGATCTGTCTTCTGTAATATTATTGGCTTCTCTCAGGGTAAAACTAGAGACTAGAGACTTCAATCCACTTAATCAGAGACTTCAATCCACAATTTCATAATGTTCATGTTTAAATTCAGTGAATTCTGAATGCGCAATATCCCATGGACACATCAGTAAAATGTCTTACAGGTATCTAAATGAAATAGGTGCAAACAGTTTTTAAGGAGATCTAAATTAtttttcaattaaattaaatttgatttattaatttatgtagTATCAATAACAACTAAAATGGTAGTATCCAGAGACTGAACCCCTTAAACCAAGCACTTAGGCATTGATAGCAAGACAAACATCCCTTTGTTTTTAggggaagaaaccttgagcagaaccccATCAAGTGGGGGCTCATCTATAAGGGTCCAACCAGATAGAATGACTGGACTACAGTTATAAGTGAGAAATCCACGAGACACTATGGTCATTATGTATTGCCCTTCAACGAATAAGGGTGTTGCAAAGTATACAGTGTGTTCTCAGTGAAGGCTGTCCTGTTGACCTGGCTTAATATAATGATTTGCTCCATTCTACAGCGTGCCATCAGGTCACCAAAGTAAAGATGTCTGGATTGGATATGTCATTTCCCATACTGGAGTAAGTGAGCCTACTTTCTTCCCTTCTAAAAATAAATGGAAGTCGCAAGTATTGCATATTCTGTATTTTACTCTGTAAATTCCATAATGTATTAAGACAGTTACAGAACAAACagtataaatatatgtatacCCATCTGCATACAAAGCATCTCATTATTGGTAACTACagttttttttcaatcgctaacaagcacttacccatacttcagatactttttctaaactcttaacacagactcacacctacaaaacacaattggccaaatggataattttcttctcaaaaacacattttgttaaatatatactaactcttaatttcaaaacagaacacatctttctctgcacacactaactttaccaaaacactggaaatctgactcaaaatgaaattattctgtcaaagaataacacttgttttcacttcacaaggtacatgcagtcaatcaaagtacaccaggtttcaaaatactggctattgttgacattacaaaaacggcatagacttttatatttcagttttacaggtatttgcatgcaaaacatgctcTATCCACAGTTTTTACACTgaatttcttggttgggaactgtatgccCACATTCATGGTttgcattccagtaaaaagcaaatcagtttttttccctttactgtttactgcaGGAGATGCAGTAGAAATACTGCTTAAAGTATGATAGAACAAAAgcagttttacagtattgcttacagtgaacaaaatatccatgaaacacacaagagcattctgaacaaaaaacaacagcaaaaaacccagataaaaagggggggaactaaaaaaaaaacacaaaattactgtatctaatctctgcgatcttcagaGTTAGGCCACATGAGATGAAAACCATTTggtagcagaagcagaggttttttatagtgtatctaaggtttgtaatattgtgtttgctattgtgggatgttgtgtgttcgtaaatactacaaaaacaatccatagttttgttgggaggtatcttgtctgttaagaaaatgtaagcatagtggaaatgtgttcactgactgcatattgtgtgaaaacgacatgaaatgtgtgaatggtatggccccaaaagaccgatgctgtgctaattgtgtttagagttttgaaaatgtaacaACTAGTtagacactgaaaaaaaaactgtaaaatgacAAACTTGTAACAATATCATCTGACCAAGTATTCCTACTAGGCAGGATAAACTTAAAAGGAAATCAACTGAAATAAACAGTAATATAAAGAAATAAAGGTGcaacaaaatgacaaaaataaaatTCAAAGTCAAAGAGAATCAAATCAAAGAATCAAAGAATGTATGGAAATGATATTAGTTACTACCAGCATCTGAACAGCCTAGGTGCTTTAAAGCAGAAAAAACTATGCTCTTAATCTGGAGCATACAACAAAAACCAGTACATCATTTATTATCTTTAGCTTTGAGTGACTAGAGTAAAAGTCAAACTTAGTAGTACAGAGGGGAAAAGGAAGTGTGTGAAGGAACAGACACTGGGAACGTAAACATTAATAATAACACTAGATACATGCTCATTGCAAATGTTTACAATTGCGTTCCCCACATAAACCatagaaataaaatacagtaagaTAAGAAAAGTAACAGTAATCTGGACTTGCCCCATAAGAAGtacacagtatgtacatttacagaaatgattctgattcacaacactttcattatagacatacgtacacacacacacacacacatcaggatgCAGGATGTGTGATCAGATCTTCtgacccttttctctctctcctcctccccctcaggATCTTTGTTCCCCTCATCTGCTTTTGTGTGGTCATCCTGTGCTGCAACACCTCGTGTCGAGCCCTGCAGCGCGCCCGTGAGGAGCGCAGTCGGATGCAGACCGCTCGCGAGGCCGACAGCTCGTCTGTCTACATCATCCCGTATCCCCCCTCCGTGCCCGACGATGACCTCTACCGGCCTCCTCGCTACAGCCAAGTCAGAAGCCTCAGCCCACCACCGCCCGCTTATCATGAGGTAGCACGTCAAAGCGCAGacagtcttttctctctctaaaaAACCTGAAAGCCTAAAGCATTTTTTAATTTACaattttattattatcattaattgttattattattataattattgtaTTATTGTTACATTTCTTATAATATTTATTGTTTACTTAGCTTGCTAACTTCTCAACACTGTAGGTGTAGGGAGATAGGACAGTCAGTCCGATGCCATCTGTGAAGCTAGATGAAGCGTGATGGTGTTGTCGCGGCAACTCTCGATATGAacatttctcttcctccctcagctgGAAATGAAGCCAGAGCTCTTCATGGCACCAGACGCGCCCCCTCCTCCCTACACTCCCCCTTTCCCTgagcctccatctccatcttctGCCGCAGGCTCGTAAAGGACGAGTCTCAGTGATGGGAAGGCCAGAGCAGAGAAGAAATCAGAGAACATGGACTACTATTTGGGCCACAGTGCCATGTGTTGCCTGGGCATGAAGACTCAAAGGTTAAAGACTTTAGTCCCGGGCATAAAGACTGGAAACTGGCAGAAGCTGGTGAACGGGGGAAAAAAAGCTGACTCATCTTGGACTGATGATGGAATGTGGAGCATTCCGGAGGAAAGATGGATGACGCAGTGACTAAAGGAGAGGCCTGTTTAGTATTTACAGCGTCCCAGAACAAAACGTATGTCTGAGGCATGGCAGGATGAAATTGAGAAGAGTCCCCAAATAAGAATAGTTTACAATATGGCTTGTCCACAACATACAGAGTATCACAtcaggaatgtttttttttttctttgagaaTTTGTAAATTATTTAAAATTCATAAGATATATTTATGTTTTGAATGTATACACACAAGTCTTTTCCCTCAAGCGAGTCGGCCACAATACATtgttgcttttgaggaatggaaaATATGACAATCACATTTTGGCAGCACTGGCAGTAAAAATCCATGTTTCCAGCGGTACACAATGTTTTTAGCATTGGGAGAAGTCAGGTGACATTCACAACGCTCGATCACAACTTTTATGTCTTCGTCTTAGTTAACTAGCGTGATAAGGCTAGTTACACATTATCGGGAGAAGCTTGTAAAAGTCcttttctgtaaaacagcatttagaTGGGAAAGTTGCCTCACTTCTCACAAATCTCGATTATGAGCTACATGGTCAAAGTCCTTGTCAGTGCACACAGGGTATTGTAAATGACGCCTCAACCTGGTATTGGCTAATGGACCGAACTGTTATCAGTAGTTGATAACAGTTGTCGATTCAATTTTAAAAGCTCATGAACTTTTCACACCACCCCAACAGGAAAGGTTTTTAGTGGTTGTGTGTTCACTTAAATTCCCTTAATTGTTACTGTAATATTAATATCAAAATGTAATCAGAGTATTATTGTCAACAGAAATATCAGCATCAGGGATGATGTCATAAAACTTTAAAGCACATTGCTATAAGACCGGGGTGTATAATTTGAGTAATCTATGATGGCCTCTCAAAAATGATATTTCCATATGTATTCCGAGAGCACTGGAACCAGAacgtatgattttttttatatataagtaGTTTATACACTGATGCTTCTGTTATGCGTTCTTGCACATaactgtttttatttcattctATTCTAGTGCCATCCCTGAGTATATCTCTGTGTGACCATGTCTTTACAGAAAAGGGATATCTCCACCTACATTTAAACATTGGATCAATAGTGTAATGTACCACTTAACACTTGAACAAATTTGTTGTTATATACAGGGTAATATCAATGTATAGTATCTGGCAACCTGTTTTTACACCAGTGGACTCTAGTGACATTGTATGATGTGAGTATTATTGTCCTCATCCCCTTTTTTAAATTTTCTTTATTCATGTTTCTTTAGTTATGTGTCTATTTTCTGTTATATAATGTGTTAATCTGTATGTTGTGAGTTGtgggttgttatgtgttgttatATGTGAAAACACAATAAAAAAGACTTTGATTAAAAGAGAAAAGGGGTAATATTATGGTGTTTCACTGCATGGGTGCATCAAGGTCGGATCCAGTGTGTCCCATGCAGGGATGGATTATAggcctaccaggcccaggggcccaagggttcagggggccctgaagcccaaactTCTGTTACTGTGTTCTCCATCCCTGATATCTGAAAAGGGCCCTTCAATCAACACGGATTATGTTAATCTATGTGATGTGTCTTATTAGACCCCTCAATCATATACCACAGGTTATGTTATTAAATCCTGCTATCTGGGACCCCTCTGTCAAATACCACCCTCAATGGACCCCTTCCAATTCGCCCAGTGGCGTAACAAAGCGATGGTGGGCCCAGGTGCAAGAGTGCTGCGTGGGCCCCGTACCGACATACTTTAGCCCAGGATGAATTAGCTCTGATACATGCAATACACATTAAGGGTGACTTCAATTGTTTAAGCAAAGGGCCTGAGGCCATATCtgacttgctgcacactgcccccccgcccacatacacagcacattgtcttcaggatcttctccaacacacatcctctacatacttacagcacactgcccccacctacccacacacacacagtcactgctccactcccctcccgcccacacacacatcttcactgtcatcactcacatacattacatacagtactctgcttgcaatagtaagtccctgccccccccccccccccctacatacacagcacattatttcatcaggaagcttctccaacacacatccccaacatacttacagcacactttGTGTCTTATCTAGTATTATCCATCTAGTTATCTGGTATTAGCCATCAAGCTAGCTGACTGACTTTACCTTCATATATGAATTGTTCATGGAACAATTTACATCCCCCATCCAGTTTGGATCGTTTAGTTTTCGTGTGATGTTCCACAATATCTGCCACCTGTGACAGATTAATATTTGGCAGATGCCGCAAATTCCTTGTAAACTTGTAGATAGCTCTGATAACGTTAGTTTCTCAAGACATTGTTAGCCGGAAGTGAGCAAATTAgataagaatgatttgtttgaaagacatctgatatttaggagtgctagttttgctgtaa from Alosa sapidissima isolate fAloSap1 chromosome 3, fAloSap1.pri, whole genome shotgun sequence carries:
- the si:dkey-283b1.6 gene encoding extensin; the encoded protein is MSGLDMSFPILEIFVPLICFCVVILCCNTSCRALQRAREERSRMQTAREADSSSVYIIPYPPSVPDDDLYRPPRYSQVRSLSPPPPAYHELEMKPELFMAPDAPPPPYTPPFPEPPSPSSAAGS